Proteins from a single region of Ziziphus jujuba cultivar Dongzao chromosome 1, ASM3175591v1:
- the LOC132799562 gene encoding replication protein A 32 kDa subunit A-like, with protein sequence MFSASQFDATNAFSGGGFMSSQLTDSTPSAAKSRETHGLVPVTVKQISEAYQSGDEKSNFEINGVDISNVTLVGMVFNKTERNTDVNFTLDDGTGRIGCRRWYVFNFFSHAIYRIL encoded by the exons ATGTTCTCCGCGAGCCAATTCGACGCCACCAATGCATTTTCTGGGGGTGGATTTATGTCATCTCAGCTCACCGATTCCACCCCTTCTGCTGCAAAG AGTCGCGAAACTCATGGCCTGGTTCCCGTGACGGTGAAGCAGATAAGCGAGGCTTATCAATCTGGCGACGAAAAATCAAATTTCGAGATCAACGGTGTTGACATTTCCAAT GTTACTTTGGTTGGAATGGTGTTTAACAAGACTGAAAGAAACACTGACGTCAATTTCACTCTGGATGATGGAACTGGACGGATTGGATGTAGAAGAtggtatgtttttaatttcttttcgcatgcaatttatagaattttatag